Proteins co-encoded in one Hyla sarda isolate aHylSar1 chromosome 4, aHylSar1.hap1, whole genome shotgun sequence genomic window:
- the PEAK1 gene encoding inactive tyrosine-protein kinase PEAK1, protein MSACGSFTEHVWKPGECKNCFQPKGQHQLSALGRGNPGQPPPPPPPPPPYRANHAKVISNQRPRATTGFRPPVAKKPTIAVKPTMMAVDGAVGHPIQSHSRSPLPTQNTRSQVQNNVSNDDRANNNTRAEQTVTNNNHVSSSGLTEVLKEIAGLSPVEPAPPSEATPREHFLCRINQCYRRSLERKPPASCLSGSRHEGGGSKKGVRRVALSGEEGAVIGMDGGRFCYPEFSSGDDSWDEEDEEDQGERDSWEESDEELLAMEIRMRGQPRFANLQSGSLSPVPGRLGKREKWNTVPLRQKSLQRVCAVDYDDSYDEILNGCEVVGHGEGNIVSPSPDTSMVDSLSCPPSSSSSSTSSSSSSSGGLFCNGNVVTEKASVTGPDSTTQDVTQDTSMAQAKPYRVVNLEQPVCKPYTVVDVSAAMAGECPSRLNTKLKKSSSTRYQEVWTSSTSPRQKLAKTEIVEAPKRSCYKSAPTSPTAGLSAHTVPVRSPNLSEIKFNSYNNAGMPPFPIIIHDEPEYAHSCKSADKVPILINPSAYDNLAIYRSFVGTGGVFPPPPDKEKRQTGSVASHTYEEIETPAKAQKKEESPGGVTQETGGGCTRESANRVLSQIVASIQPPRSPPEALTPESGSSDDRPPETQSDPEQHTSSLGRPKTLFSSKSETFGTVNLNKNSPALSSDDSPTVSASSEPLPPFPPPRSTSSPYHATMLHKHFATRGKPVGTNRPSPTDSATQPRRPADGKPRRWISFKSFFRRKKEGGGHGGCEDRGEEGKLVGLDGTVIHMLPPPPVQRHHWFSESRGEPGEKPSIVFNYRSEEERAAGSPQDSMGAETRSSSTPDEMPIHDSTSLGPMVLSTPDEQNRADSSPPPAVAEVQTREEPASISGAASDCSSDFSPGGATYSNLGHSRANMIPYKQPRQTRGGSPPNEPEPHPTPPPLPKKNQTPRQTPDKALGALLSMANPTYDTDRSWETGGTESGDSMERGGGKIAELQVEALRRFYARCEDIFMAGQREPISFGLESWPDFRLTSPTPCCQAGDAVYYRASYARDPRNLYAVKICRSKSKQAQREYYHCLAVRQGLTEHFNIQQDCGQFLAEVPARLLPWEDPTVSEEEEEEEDEEEGENVEVSKKGKEKANLTQKQSSPNNQGSLGKRRSRVVVITREPPRQTLADFVREGDKAHRREPELYERQVCLLLLQLCGALEHLKAQGITHCDLRLDNLLLASCRPGDSGCSCCYRSTTDASKEQVKETSPSEQRAFPTCAGRLLLTNFIQAKLKSQSVWRPQGLGDPSRMAPEIVGATQYRRSDEFQTGILIYEMLHLPNPFHDGGLKEREYGPCDLPAVPRRSPYSRGLGRLAGLLLQHSPSDRLQVGQAKAALRCLIWGPREEVLQGSGSLHNWLEVKRTLLLIRLAERALEKEGGVTLEDWLCCQYLAFGTAQGLAQTLRLLEQN, encoded by the exons ATGTCGGCTTGCGGCTCATTTACAGAGCATGTTTGGAAACCAGGAGAGTGCAAGAACTGCTTTCAGCCAAAAGGTCAGCATCAGTTATCAGCTCTTGGCAGAGGCAACCCTGGTcaaccaccacctcctcctccaccaccacctcctTATCGAGCAAATCATGCCAAAGTTATTTCCAACCAGCGACCACGTGCAACGACTGGGTTCAGGCCACCAGTTGCCAAGAAGCCTACCATTGCTGTAAAGCCTACCATGATGGCTGTAGATGGAGCAGTAGGGCATCCTATTCAAAGTCATTCTAGATCACCACTACCCACACAAAACACTCGATCTCAAGTCCAAAACAATGTATCTAATGATGATCGAGCAAATAACAACACCAGAGCAGAACAAACAGTCACTAATAATAATCATGTGAGTAGCAGTGGACTCACAGAGGTACTGAAAGAGATTGCGGGCTTGAGTCCAGTTGAACCTGCTCCTCCCTCAGAAGCTACACCTCGAGAGCACTTTCTATGTAGGATCAATCAATGTTATCGTCGCTCTTTAGAAAGGAAGCCACCTGCTAGTTGTTTATCTGGAAGTAGACATGAAGGAGGGGGGTCAAAAAAAGGTGTTAGAAGAGTAGCTTTAAGCGGGGAAGAAGGTGCCGTTATTGGAATGGATGGTGGGCGCTTTTGCTATCCTGAATTTTCCAGTGGGGATGATAGCTGggatgaagaagatgaagaagacCAGGGGGAACGGGACAGCTGGGAAGAAAGTGATGAAGAACTTTTGGCAATGGAGATTCGTATGAGAGGACAACCACGGTTTGCTAATCTCCAAAGTGGCAGTCTGTCTCCTGTTCCTGGAAGACTTGGGAAAAGAGAGAAGTGGAATACTGTGCCATTACGTCAAAAGTCCTTACAACGGGTGTGTGCTGTGGACTATGATGATAGCTATGATGAGATCCTTAATGGCTGTGAAGTGGTTGGACATGGGGAAGGCAACATTGTTTCCCCTTCTCCAGATACATCAATGGTTGATTCCTTGTCTTGTCCTCCttcatcatcttcctcctccacttcctcatcatcatcatcttctgGAGGGCTCTTTTGCAATGGCAATGTAGTCACAGAGAAAGCATCCGTAACTGGACCAGATAGTACAACACAGGATGTTACCCAAGATACTAGTATGGCACAGGCTAAGCCATATCGTGTAGTTAACTTGGAGCAACCAGTCTGTAAACCATACACAGTAGTTGATGTTTCTGCTGCTATGGCTGGGGAATGCCCATCTCGACTGAACACAAAGTTGAAAAAGTCTAGCTCTACACGTTATCAGGAAGTTTGGACATCAAGCACTAGTCCTCGGCAAAAGCTTGCAAAAACAGAAATTGTGGAAGCTCCTAAACGAAGCTGCTATAAGTCTGCCCCAACTTCACCCACTGCTGGTTTAAGTGCCCACACTGTACCTGTCCGTTCTCCCAACTTATCAGAGATCAAATTTAACAGCTATAACAATGCAGGTATGCCACCTTTTCCAATTATTATTCATGATGAACCTGAATATGCCCACAGTTGTAAAAGTGCTGATAAAGTGCCCATCCTCATCAATCCTAGTGCTTATGATAATTTAGCTATTTACAGAAGTTTTGTTGGAACTGGTGGTGTCTTTCCTCCACCTCCAGACAAGGAAAAACGTCAGACTGGAAGTGTAGCGAGCCACACATATGAAGAAATAGAAACTCCTGCTAAAGCACAAAAAAAAGAGGAGTCTCCTGGTGGGGTCACCCAGGAAACAGGTGGTGGATGTACCCGTGAAAGTGCCAACCGTGTTCTGTCTCAGATTGTGGCATCCATCCAACCTCCTCGTTCTCCACCTGAAGCTTTAACTCCTGAGTCGGGTAGTAGTGATGATCGGCCACCAGAGACCCAGTCTGATCCGGAGCAACATACCAGTTCTTTAGGAAGACCGAAAACTCTGTTTTCCTCCAAAAGTGAAACTTTTGGAACTGTGAATTTAAACAAAAATTCTCCTGCTCTTTCCAGTGATGACAGCCCTACTGTATCTGCCAGTTCAGAACCTCTTCCCCCTTTCCCACCTCCACGCTCTACTTCTTCACCCTACCATGCAACTATGTTGCACAAACACTTTGCAACTCGTGGAAAACCAGTTGGAACTAACCGACCCTCACCAACCGATTCTGCAACACAGCCACGCCGTCCAGCAGATGGCAAGCCACGTCGTTGGATATCCTTCAAAAGTTTTTTCAGGAGGAAGAAGGAGGGAGGTGGACATGGAGGTTGTGAGGACAGAGGAGAAGAGGGAAAGCTAGTTGGTCTAGATGGCACTGTTATTCACATGCTTCCACCCCCACCAGTCCAAAGACACCATTGGTTTAGTGAAAGCCGAGGAGAGCCTGGAGAGAAACCATCCATTGTGTTCAATTATCGGTCAGAGGAAGAGCGAGCTGCAGGAAGTCCACAGGATAGCATGGGTGCTGAGACCAGGTCTAGCag CACTCCTGATGAAATGCCTATACATGACTCTACTTCATTGGGCCCTATGGTGCTCTCAACGCCGGATGAACAGAATCGAGCAGATAGTTCACCACCACCTGCCGTTGCTGAGGTCCAGACACGTGAAGAACCTGCTTCTATCTCTGGTGCTGCCTCTGATTGCTCATCTGACTTTAGTCCAGGAGGAGCCACCTATAGTAACTTAG gtCATTCTCGGGCAAACATGATCCCATATAAACAGCCTCGCCAGACACGTGGAGGAAGCCCACCTAATGAACCAGAACCCCATCCAACCCCTCCTCCGCTTCCAAAGAAGAATCAGACACCTCGACAGACACCAGATAAGGCACTTGGGGCATTGCTGAGCATGGCTAACCCCACCTATGACACCGACCGTAGCTGGGAGACAGGTGGAACAGAGTCAGGAGACTCCATGGAGCGAGGTGGAGGGAAGATTGCTGAATTACAGGTTGAAGCCCTGCGTCGCTTCTATGCTCGCTGTGAGGACATCTTCATGGCAGGACAAAGAGAGCCCATTAGCTTTGGACTGGAAAGTTGGCCAGACTTTAGGCTGACAAGCCCCACACCATGCTGTCAAGCTGGAGATGCTGTATATTATCGAGCATCCTACGCACGGGACCCCAGAAACCTCTATGCTGTGAAG aTTTGCCGCAGTAAATCTAAGCAAGCCCAGCGGGAATACTACCACTGCCTGGCTGTTCGACAGGGCCTCACTGAACATTTCAATATCCAGCAGGATTGTGGGCAATTTCTGGCTGAGGTACCTGCACGTTTACTACCCTGGGAGGACCCTACTGTatcagaggaagaggaggaggaggaggacgaggaagaaggAGAAAATGTAGAGGTCTCcaaaaaaggaaaagagaaagCAAACCTAACGCAGAAGCAGAGTTCTCCTAACAATCAAGGCTCATTGGGCAAACGGAGGAGTAGGGTGGTAGTTATTACCAGAGAACCTCCCAGACAGACACTTGCAGATTTTGTTCGGGAGGGTGACAAAGCGCACCGTAGGGAGCCAGAGCTGTATGAACGACAAGTGTGTCTGCTGTTGCTTCAGCTCTGTGGAGCTCTGGAGCATTTGAAGGCACAAGGTATTACTCACTGTGATCTTCGTCTAGATAACCTTTTGCTTGCCAGCTGCCGCCCTGGCGATTCAGGATGTAGTTGTTGTTACAGGTCTACCACAGATGCATCAAAAGAGCAGGTAAAGGAGACAAGCCCTTCTGAACAAAGAGCATTCCCAACTTGTGCAGGTCGACTGCTTCTCACCAACTTTATCCAAGCTAAATTGAAGAGCCAAAGTGTTTGGCGTCCTCAGGGCCTAGGCGATCCTTCACGTATGGCTCCTGAAATTGTGGGAGCAACACAGTACCGAAGAAGCGATGAGTTTCAGACAGGGATCCTCATCTATGAAATGTTGCACTTACCCAAtcctttccatgatgggggtttgaAGGAAAGAGAATATGGACCCTGTGACTTACCAGCTGTGCCACGCCGCTCTCCATATTCACGTGGCTTGGGGAGATTGGCAGGGCTTCTTTTGCAGCATAGCCCTTCAGATCGGCTACAGGTGGGGCAAGCCAAGGCTGCTCTGCGCTGTTTAATTTGGGGCCCTCGAGAAGAAGTTCTGCAAGGATCAGGATCTCTACATAACTGGCTGGAAGTTAAGAGGACATTGTTACTAATAAGACTAGCAGAGCGAGCTTTAGAGAAAGAGGGTGGAGTGACTCTGGAGGACTGGTTGTGCTGTCAGTACCTGGCATTCGGCACAGCCCAGGGACTGGCACAGACACTACGGCTACTGGAACAAAACTGA